The following coding sequences are from one Malaciobacter pacificus window:
- the murA gene encoding UDP-N-acetylglucosamine 1-carboxyvinyltransferase, with protein MEYLKIVGQNEISGSVEISGAKNAALPLIACTILAKGEITIKNLPNVVDINTFLKLIDKLGGTYSKEERCVKIDTSSMNSTTATYDIVKTMRASILVLGPILARFGHCEVSLPGGCAIGQRPVDLHLKALEQMGAIIEIEHGYIKATAPNGLKGAKVVFDKVTVGGTENTVMAAALAEGTTTIINAAKEPEIVQLCEVIRDAGVKIEGIGTSKIIIEGTNKQLLDIKEFSVIPDRIEAGTYMCAAAIMNKKLKIDKVIPLHLEAVISKLEEMNFEVLQDETSVTIMPTDEIKPVNIITTEYPGFPTDMQAQFMALATQANGTSTIDERLFENRFMHVSELLRLGADIHLNGNIATINGKSGTLNGTDVMATDLRASSALVLAALVAKGETNIHRIYHLDRGYENLEGKLSLIGADVKRFTE; from the coding sequence ATGGAATATTTAAAGATTGTTGGTCAAAATGAAATCTCTGGAAGTGTTGAAATTTCAGGGGCTAAAAATGCAGCTTTACCGTTGATTGCATGTACAATTTTAGCTAAAGGTGAAATTACTATAAAAAACTTACCAAATGTAGTTGATATTAATACTTTTTTAAAACTTATTGATAAACTTGGTGGAACATATTCGAAAGAAGAACGTTGTGTAAAAATTGATACTTCTTCTATGAATAGTACAACTGCAACATATGATATAGTAAAAACAATGAGAGCTTCTATTTTGGTATTAGGGCCCATTTTAGCTAGATTTGGACACTGTGAAGTTTCACTTCCAGGTGGTTGTGCAATAGGTCAAAGACCTGTTGATTTACACCTAAAAGCTTTAGAACAAATGGGTGCGATAATTGAGATTGAACATGGATATATAAAAGCAACTGCTCCAAATGGATTAAAAGGTGCAAAAGTAGTATTTGATAAAGTTACTGTTGGTGGAACTGAAAATACAGTTATGGCAGCAGCTTTAGCTGAAGGTACGACAACTATTATTAACGCAGCAAAAGAGCCTGAAATTGTTCAATTATGTGAAGTTATTAGAGATGCTGGAGTTAAAATAGAAGGAATTGGTACTTCAAAAATTATTATAGAAGGAACAAATAAACAATTACTTGACATTAAAGAGTTTAGTGTAATTCCAGATAGAATTGAAGCTGGGACATATATGTGTGCAGCAGCTATTATGAATAAAAAACTAAAAATTGATAAAGTTATTCCATTACATCTTGAAGCAGTTATTTCAAAGCTTGAAGAGATGAACTTTGAAGTACTTCAAGATGAAACAAGTGTAACTATTATGCCAACAGATGAAATAAAACCTGTAAACATTATAACTACTGAATACCCAGGTTTCCCAACAGATATGCAAGCTCAATTTATGGCACTTGCAACTCAAGCAAATGGTACTAGTACAATTGATGAAAGACTATTTGAAAATAGATTTATGCACGTTAGTGAATTATTAAGACTAGGGGCTGATATTCACTTAAATGGAAATATTGCAACAATTAATGGAAAAAGTGGAACACTAAATGGAACTGATGTGATGGCTACTGATTTAAGAGCCTCTTCAGCACTTGTTTTAGCTGCACTTGTTGCTAAAGGTGAAACAAATATTCATAGGATATATCACTTAGATAGAGGATATGAAAACCTAGAGGGTAAACTATCTTTAATAGGTGCAGATGTAAAAAGGTTTACAGAATAG
- a CDS encoding GspE/PulE family protein: MNIDEIHNSNLLPYDEIDYSNALKNYVLYTQIDDEVVIALSQEYMSISLDYLGKQEYEERIVFLDEISFEKLYNKFLEIKTDKEMSAIAQEQEEAKIEDEDFSVSEFLKVGSDILTSEESAPIIKFVNSLFYQAIKKQSSDIHIEMHEFKAEVRYRVDGVLVKHIELDKNIMSLVISRIKVISNLDISEKRVPQDGRTQIKIAGKTLDIRVSILPTFYGERVVMRILMQSEDIKSVNELGFPSYITDELEKVLRNSYGMVLVTGPTGSGKSTTLHSLLHQVVSVEKNIITVEDPVEYKSNDFSQIQVNDKVGLTFASGLRSILRQDPDIIMVGEIRDSETASIAVQSALTGHLLFSTLHTNRAPAAITRLIDMGVEKFLISSSLLAVLAQRLVRKLCDECKCEDESLASHKVFGLDANKTIYQPVGCKSCNFTGYSGRVAIGELFIIDEEVQEYLKNDVDDSTLMKLALKNGMISLDKQLKLMLEHGETSVAEAIRIGIK; this comes from the coding sequence ATGAATATAGATGAAATACATAACTCAAACCTTTTACCATATGATGAAATAGATTATTCAAATGCTTTAAAAAATTATGTTTTATATACTCAAATTGATGATGAAGTTGTTATTGCATTATCTCAAGAGTATATGAGTATTTCCTTAGATTATTTAGGAAAGCAAGAGTATGAAGAGAGAATTGTATTCTTAGATGAAATCTCTTTTGAAAAGCTTTATAATAAGTTTTTAGAAATAAAAACAGACAAAGAGATGAGTGCAATTGCTCAAGAGCAAGAAGAAGCCAAAATAGAGGATGAAGATTTTTCTGTTAGTGAGTTTCTAAAAGTTGGAAGTGATATTTTAACTTCTGAAGAATCTGCACCTATTATCAAGTTTGTAAACTCACTTTTTTATCAAGCAATAAAAAAACAATCTTCTGATATTCATATTGAGATGCATGAGTTTAAAGCTGAGGTAAGATATAGAGTTGATGGTGTTTTAGTAAAGCATATTGAGTTAGATAAAAATATTATGTCTTTAGTGATTTCGAGAATAAAAGTTATCTCAAATCTTGATATTAGTGAAAAAAGAGTACCTCAAGATGGTAGAACACAAATTAAAATTGCAGGAAAGACTTTAGATATTAGGGTTTCTATATTGCCAACTTTCTATGGTGAAAGAGTTGTAATGAGAATCTTAATGCAAAGTGAAGATATCAAAAGTGTAAATGAGCTTGGATTTCCTTCATATATAACTGATGAATTAGAAAAAGTTTTAAGAAACTCTTATGGCATGGTTTTAGTAACAGGACCTACTGGAAGTGGTAAATCTACAACTTTACACTCACTTTTACATCAAGTTGTAAGTGTTGAAAAAAATATTATCACTGTTGAAGACCCAGTTGAGTATAAATCAAATGATTTTTCACAAATTCAAGTTAATGACAAAGTAGGGCTTACTTTTGCAAGTGGACTTAGGTCTATTTTAAGACAAGACCCTGATATCATTATGGTTGGAGAAATTAGAGATAGTGAGACGGCTTCTATTGCTGTACAGTCTGCACTTACAGGACACTTACTTTTTTCAACTTTACATACAAATAGAGCACCAGCAGCTATTACAAGACTTATTGATATGGGAGTTGAAAAGTTTTTAATCTCTTCATCTCTATTAGCAGTACTTGCTCAAAGGTTAGTGAGAAAACTATGTGATGAGTGTAAATGTGAAGATGAATCACTTGCTTCACATAAAGTTTTTGGACTTGATGCAAATAAAACTATTTACCAACCAGTTGGATGTAAATCTTGTAACTTTACAGGTTATAGTGGAAGGGTTGCTATAGGTGAATTATTTATTATTGATGAAGAGGTACAAGAGTACTTAAAAAATGATGTAGATGATAGTACTTTGATGAAACTTGCACTTAAAAATGGAATGATTAGTTTAGATAAGCAATTAAAGCTAATGTTAGAACATGGTGAAACATCAGTTGCTGAAGCTATTAGAATAGGAATTAAATAG
- a CDS encoding FMN-binding glutamate synthase family protein, with translation MEFLENITFWEEFWLIFFIIIFAWYVHDKYVQRKHQLLVNYPIIGRLRYLLEELREPFRQYFGDEKFYESKDKLDWVQKACRDKPNYASFSPSQPLPKPKFMIRHANIVLNEDEVDDDFTVTFGENREKPYRANSILARSAMSDGSISPEGTRAFVKGSYMGNFPINSGEGGVTSNFFVTHEKYDPKYMTLVEGTAFQKKIKDIVKYFFNGAVAADVYRKLVFGKDEEAETYILDMSKKIFYRPNWNLPLSAFPVQVPADMPDIIFQISSGLYGARDLDGKFDPQRYQKVMRFCRMTEIKIAQGAKQTGGKLAAHKVTPAIAYYRNVKAYENVFSPNRFPYANSIEELFDFVGNLQKLSSKPVGIKIVISDIGNIEPYAKEIKKRVDEGNDSYPDFISIDAGSGGSATAPIEMMERVGLNIRDSIYLVDKILTQYGVRDKIKLVASGKILTPDDIIIIMSLGADFIQIARGFMMSAGCIRARYCSGTEGKECPVGLATQDKSKRRKYFVFKQAQKVANYHKNLLKSVKGMLAIMGLKNINQLNKHRLMFLDKDSRVHDNIDDVFKRRLDIGKDMEDEYHESR, from the coding sequence GTGGAGTTTTTAGAAAATATTACTTTTTGGGAAGAGTTTTGGCTTATTTTTTTCATAATAATTTTTGCTTGGTATGTTCATGATAAATATGTACAAAGAAAACATCAGTTATTAGTAAACTACCCAATAATAGGTAGATTAAGATATCTTTTAGAGGAATTAAGAGAACCTTTTAGACAGTATTTTGGAGATGAAAAGTTTTATGAATCAAAAGATAAACTTGATTGGGTTCAAAAAGCTTGTAGAGATAAACCTAATTATGCATCTTTTTCTCCATCTCAACCCTTACCAAAACCTAAATTTATGATAAGACATGCAAATATTGTTTTAAATGAAGATGAAGTTGATGATGATTTTACTGTTACATTTGGAGAAAACAGAGAAAAACCTTATAGAGCTAATTCAATATTGGCAAGAAGTGCTATGAGTGATGGTTCTATCTCTCCTGAGGGAACAAGAGCTTTTGTTAAAGGCTCATACATGGGTAATTTCCCTATAAACTCAGGAGAAGGTGGAGTAACTTCAAACTTTTTTGTTACCCATGAAAAATATGATCCTAAATACATGACATTAGTTGAAGGTACGGCTTTTCAAAAAAAGATTAAAGATATAGTTAAATATTTTTTTAATGGTGCAGTTGCAGCTGATGTGTATAGAAAACTTGTATTTGGTAAAGATGAAGAAGCTGAAACATATATATTAGATATGTCAAAAAAAATCTTTTATAGACCAAATTGGAATTTACCCTTATCAGCTTTTCCTGTCCAAGTACCAGCAGATATGCCTGATATAATTTTTCAAATAAGTTCAGGACTTTATGGAGCAAGAGACTTAGATGGAAAATTTGATCCTCAAAGATATCAAAAGGTTATGAGATTTTGTAGAATGACTGAGATTAAAATCGCACAAGGTGCAAAACAAACAGGTGGTAAACTAGCAGCCCATAAAGTAACTCCCGCAATTGCATATTATAGAAATGTTAAGGCTTATGAAAATGTTTTCTCTCCCAATAGATTTCCATATGCTAATAGTATTGAGGAGTTATTTGATTTTGTTGGAAATTTACAAAAACTTTCAAGTAAACCAGTTGGAATTAAAATTGTTATTTCAGATATTGGAAACATTGAACCTTATGCTAAAGAGATTAAAAAAAGAGTAGATGAAGGAAATGACTCATATCCTGATTTTATATCAATAGATGCAGGAAGTGGAGGAAGTGCAACTGCTCCTATTGAAATGATGGAAAGAGTAGGGTTAAATATTAGAGACTCTATTTATTTAGTAGATAAGATTTTAACTCAATATGGCGTTAGAGATAAAATAAAATTAGTAGCAAGTGGGAAAATTTTAACTCCAGATGATATAATTATAATTATGTCTTTAGGAGCAGATTTTATTCAAATCGCCAGAGGCTTTATGATGAGTGCTGGATGTATTAGAGCAAGATACTGCTCTGGAACAGAAGGTAAAGAGTGTCCTGTTGGACTTGCAACTCAAGATAAATCAAAAAGAAGAAAATATTTTGTATTTAAACAAGCTCAAAAAGTAGCCAATTATCATAAAAACCTTCTAAAAAGTGTAAAAGGTATGCTTGCTATTATGGGACTTAAAAATATCAATCAATTAAATAAACACAGATTGATGTTTTTAGACAAGGATTCAAGAGTACATGATAATATAGATGATGTATTTAAAAGAAGACTTGATATTGGAAAAGATATGGAGGATGAATATCATGAATCTAGATAA
- a CDS encoding type IV pilus modification PilV family protein has protein sequence MKKAFSMMEVIIAISILSFVMVTLLQIKSENIFLVTKSEEASKNSEYILASMNLDFPNDRNENLFLDRVFSFENDDLRKEFKDKKIKIKDEELETTSIDNEYMKLNIITFSTTYSLDDTNSSKKIYSFKIEL, from the coding sequence GTGAAAAAAGCTTTTTCAATGATGGAAGTAATTATAGCTATCTCAATACTTAGTTTTGTGATGGTTACTCTTTTACAAATTAAAAGTGAAAATATTTTTTTAGTTACAAAAAGTGAAGAAGCTTCAAAAAATAGTGAGTACATTTTAGCATCTATGAATTTGGATTTTCCAAATGATAGAAATGAAAATCTTTTTCTAGATAGAGTTTTTAGTTTTGAAAATGATGATTTAAGAAAAGAGTTTAAAGATAAAAAAATAAAAATCAAAGATGAAGAGTTAGAGACTACATCTATTGATAATGAATATATGAAGTTAAATATTATTACTTTTAGCACTACTTATAGTTTAGATGATACAAATAGTAGTAAAAAAATCTATAGTTTTAAAATTGAGTTATGA
- a CDS encoding HNH endonuclease: MILDIEFVIYASLIIACLIPLYIYRKKILKFRNSNGNINLFLKDLRNYLSTHHPKIKFNFSIIDKTEDEKDRRVRETLIVEDIITQFVDYDYKKTTQASVSKEKLWVGYDEKSKSDLKLPSDWKQRKEMAWLRDNGRCDRCGNKILLKNAYSQFAKEIENGGGYNFENIIILCGDCNLILKKKESKIDISSTEIYDKLMVAVDDN; encoded by the coding sequence ATGATTTTAGATATAGAGTTTGTTATTTATGCATCACTTATAATTGCTTGTCTAATTCCACTTTATATCTATAGAAAAAAAATACTTAAATTTAGAAACTCAAATGGAAATATAAACCTTTTTTTAAAAGACTTAAGAAACTATCTTTCAACTCATCATCCAAAAATCAAATTTAATTTTTCTATAATTGATAAAACAGAAGATGAGAAAGATAGAAGAGTTAGAGAAACTTTAATAGTAGAAGATATAATAACTCAATTTGTAGATTATGATTACAAAAAAACTACACAAGCTTCTGTATCAAAAGAAAAGCTTTGGGTTGGATATGATGAAAAGTCAAAAAGTGATTTAAAACTTCCAAGTGACTGGAAACAAAGAAAAGAGATGGCTTGGTTAAGAGATAATGGTAGATGTGACAGATGTGGAAATAAAATACTTTTAAAAAATGCCTACTCTCAATTTGCAAAAGAGATTGAAAATGGTGGTGGTTATAACTTTGAAAACATAATTATACTGTGTGGTGACTGTAATTTAATATTAAAAAAGAAAGAGTCTAAAATAGATATTTCATCAACAGAAATTTATGATAAACTTATGGTTGCTGTTGATGATAACTAA
- a CDS encoding SH3 domain-containing protein, with protein sequence MKFIVSFIFSITLLFSQENNVVKTSELELFLFKIGFESLLKDVEVTKDKSTLNEIELSKLNEKVELIMNEIYKDKRVLNNSLKESATNTNNSLEIEFLKQEIDNLKKEISGLKTQKKQIVQVKEVNVAAVEKVVVNNPEVFLRSKAHPQSEIVGKVYKNDELNIEFCDRFGWCKIKDKEAFIAKFTLKGI encoded by the coding sequence GTGAAGTTTATAGTATCATTTATATTTTCAATTACATTACTATTTTCTCAAGAAAATAATGTAGTTAAAACATCAGAATTAGAACTTTTTTTATTTAAGATTGGCTTTGAATCATTGTTAAAAGATGTAGAAGTTACAAAAGATAAATCTACTTTAAATGAAATAGAACTAAGTAAACTAAATGAAAAAGTTGAGCTTATTATGAATGAAATCTACAAAGATAAAAGGGTTTTAAATAATAGTTTAAAGGAATCAGCAACTAATACTAATAACTCTTTAGAAATAGAGTTTTTAAAACAAGAAATAGATAATCTAAAAAAAGAGATAAGCGGATTAAAAACTCAAAAAAAACAAATAGTACAAGTTAAAGAAGTTAATGTAGCTGCAGTAGAAAAAGTAGTAGTAAATAATCCAGAAGTTTTTTTAAGAAGTAAAGCTCATCCTCAATCTGAGATAGTAGGAAAAGTTTATAAAAATGATGAGCTTAATATAGAGTTTTGTGATAGATTTGGTTGGTGTAAAATAAAAGATAAAGAGGCTTTTATTGCTAAATTTACTTTAAAAGGTATTTAG
- a CDS encoding DUF6394 family protein, whose protein sequence is MNLDKVISGFFIILAMTLNFGFFYGDMHSPEAHSKYELFAAIIINIIATTLKLGDKTQLGSVLLATSLVADIQLIAAAIVWAIAAYAYSVNAEVMGVVVSLSGGALLANLTSVALYVGDTLKSKR, encoded by the coding sequence ATGAATCTAGATAAGGTGATTTCAGGTTTTTTTATCATACTTGCTATGACATTAAATTTTGGTTTTTTTTATGGAGATATGCACTCTCCAGAAGCACATAGTAAATATGAACTTTTTGCAGCTATTATTATAAATATAATTGCTACTACATTAAAATTAGGTGATAAAACACAACTAGGTTCAGTTTTATTAGCAACTTCACTAGTTGCAGATATACAACTTATTGCAGCTGCTATTGTATGGGCGATTGCTGCTTATGCATATAGTGTAAATGCAGAAGTAATGGGTGTTGTAGTTTCACTTTCAGGTGGAGCATTACTAGCAAATTTAACATCAGTTGCTCTTTATGTTGGAGATACTTTAAAGTCTAAAAGGTAG
- a CDS encoding DUF5644 domain-containing protein, whose protein sequence is MKLEISLFKFDKNSDYLPYYTKHFIKITNENNLLDILNNINNENRFDYINDGDFDLVINGVYAKASITIEQLTKNFGRDITIEPISIRRACHDLLIDEKDFKEKIELLKDFIDEDDKLYYNRLKQYYYASNTLNYEDEYIGDAILILASDIIEKRPDIKELVLKQLHSAEVGAQYHTSLKNRIFNFDYSIEEKIEKMQEDLGYIDSSENQNFRVDNTLKIDFGTFNKDYEVKHDFKDFNIVYYDYNKCEDTQTLLSKLDAKILNLDTTKLDLAKRTFNKNKKITFKTACTILLDAFDNNADFIVVDNDDDFYIFDYNRKSLEKLCGRDVLIPVIHKNELQKLVSGEHNIAKRTLDKHQVNPEII, encoded by the coding sequence ATGAAACTAGAAATTTCTTTATTTAAATTCGATAAGAATTCAGACTATTTACCATATTACACAAAGCACTTTATAAAAATTACAAATGAAAACAACTTATTAGATATATTAAACAACATCAATAATGAAAATAGATTTGATTATATTAATGATGGAGATTTTGATTTAGTAATAAATGGCGTTTATGCAAAAGCTTCTATTACAATTGAGCAATTAACTAAAAACTTTGGAAGAGATATTACAATTGAGCCTATATCTATTAGAAGAGCATGTCATGATTTATTAATTGATGAAAAAGATTTTAAAGAGAAAATAGAGCTTCTAAAAGATTTTATTGATGAAGATGATAAGTTGTACTACAATAGATTAAAACAGTACTACTATGCATCAAATACACTTAATTATGAAGATGAATATATTGGGGATGCAATTTTAATTCTAGCTAGTGACATAATAGAGAAAAGACCAGATATTAAAGAACTAGTTTTAAAACAACTTCATAGTGCAGAAGTTGGTGCACAATATCATACTAGTTTAAAAAATAGAATATTTAATTTTGATTATTCTATTGAAGAAAAAATTGAAAAGATGCAAGAAGATTTAGGATACATTGATTCTAGTGAAAATCAAAACTTTAGGGTTGATAATACACTTAAAATTGATTTTGGGACATTTAATAAAGATTACGAAGTAAAACATGATTTCAAAGATTTTAATATTGTTTATTATGACTATAATAAATGTGAAGATACTCAAACTTTACTAAGTAAATTAGATGCAAAAATATTAAATTTAGACACAACTAAATTAGATCTTGCAAAAAGAACATTTAATAAAAATAAAAAAATTACTTTCAAAACAGCTTGTACAATTTTATTAGATGCATTTGATAATAATGCTGATTTCATTGTAGTTGATAATGATGATGATTTTTATATATTTGACTACAATAGAAAATCTTTAGAAAAATTATGTGGAAGAGATGTTTTAATTCCAGTAATTCATAAAAATGAGTTACAAAAGCTAGTAAGTGGTGAGCATAATATTGCTAAAAGAACACTTGATAAACATCAAGTTAACCCAGAAATAATTTAA
- a CDS encoding PulJ/GspJ family protein encodes MKKAFTLLEVTISITLFMILVLFLYKALDQTKHTNDIFEKKKEVVKEANSINKILLEDIAEIKSPIKIVFDDDKNSIVRFKSNNTYHNGFLNNITYLISSNSKLVRIESSDEFKMQNSLLDFYENAYIDILLEDIEFFEVKDTKNEVLFIIKQKNKERELYKAFKLGVQQ; translated from the coding sequence ATGAAAAAGGCTTTTACTCTTCTTGAAGTTACTATATCTATAACTTTATTTATGATATTAGTATTATTTTTATATAAAGCATTAGATCAAACAAAACATACAAATGATATTTTTGAAAAGAAAAAAGAAGTAGTAAAAGAAGCAAATAGTATAAATAAAATTCTTTTAGAAGATATTGCTGAGATAAAATCACCAATAAAAATTGTATTTGATGATGATAAAAATTCAATTGTAAGATTTAAATCAAATAATACATATCATAATGGTTTTTTAAATAATATCACTTATTTAATAAGTTCAAACTCTAAGTTAGTTAGGATTGAGAGCAGTGATGAGTTTAAAATGCAAAACTCTTTATTAGATTTTTATGAAAATGCATATATTGATATATTATTAGAAGATATAGAGTTTTTTGAAGTGAAAGATACAAAAAATGAAGTTTTATTTATAATAAAACAAAAAAACAAAGAAAGAGAATTATATAAAGCATTTAAGTTAGGAGTACAACAGTGA
- a CDS encoding DMT family transporter, whose translation MENQVNLGIKYMIFASLLFAFMGAAAKELSDSMSSVEVVFFRNCFGVIIILFSIYKSPLKQQGGKFWLLIFRGTAGFVALLFFFYNISVIPLGEAMTFSKTSTIFTAIFAYIFLKEKLGVKGWLGVFIGFIGILFITKFDGSNLDKTDWLGVLCGVGAALAYTAVRELRKYYDTRAIVLSFMTIGTIGPLILLIIGEFYTNPNLDFMIAKFVMPQGSDWLFIILLGSFATLAQIYMTKAFASAKAGIIGTISYSNIAFSIILGIILGDAFPDMFIIFGILLIVLSGVLVSSKKE comes from the coding sequence ATGGAAAATCAAGTAAATTTAGGTATTAAATATATGATATTTGCTTCATTGTTGTTTGCTTTTATGGGAGCTGCAGCAAAAGAGCTTAGTGATTCAATGAGTTCTGTTGAAGTTGTTTTTTTTAGAAATTGTTTTGGTGTTATAATAATATTATTTTCTATTTACAAATCACCTCTAAAACAACAAGGTGGAAAGTTTTGGTTACTTATTTTTAGGGGAACTGCTGGGTTTGTAGCACTACTTTTTTTCTTTTACAATATTTCTGTTATTCCTTTAGGTGAAGCTATGACTTTTTCTAAAACTTCAACGATTTTCACAGCAATTTTTGCATATATATTTTTAAAAGAAAAACTTGGAGTCAAAGGTTGGCTTGGAGTTTTTATTGGATTTATAGGAATTTTATTTATTACAAAATTTGATGGAAGTAATTTAGATAAAACAGATTGGCTTGGTGTTTTATGTGGAGTCGGTGCAGCACTTGCTTATACAGCAGTTAGGGAGCTTAGAAAATATTATGATACTAGAGCTATAGTACTATCTTTTATGACAATTGGAACTATAGGTCCACTAATTTTATTAATTATTGGTGAGTTTTATACAAATCCTAATTTAGATTTTATGATTGCTAAGTTTGTAATGCCCCAAGGTAGTGATTGGTTATTTATTATTTTATTGGGGAGTTTTGCAACACTTGCACAAATTTATATGACTAAGGCTTTTGCAAGTGCAAAAGCAGGAATTATAGGTACCATTTCATACTCTAATATTGCATTTTCAATTATTCTTGGAATAATATTAGGTGATGCCTTCCCTGATATGTTTATTATTTTTGGTATACTACTTATAGTTCTTAGTGGAGTGTTAGTTTCTAGTAAAAAGGAGTAG